The sequence below is a genomic window from Nicotiana tomentosiformis chromosome 6, ASM39032v3, whole genome shotgun sequence.
GTCATAAGTTGGAGGTGACCAACATATGACTTATGACTGATTTTAACTTATAAGCACTTTGGATATTTATCAAACACGTAGATAAAccaaaaagtgcttataagccagtttgaccagcttataagcttagccaaacaccctcgaTAAGAGTTGGATCCAGAAACATCCACTATAACTATAAGGGATGATAATATaattagagaaaaaaaaaaatcttaattgCTAATATTTTGGGGTAGCAACTCACGTCATGAACAGCTTCTCGGATCAGTTTCATTTGTCTTTTCGTTATAGTTTTCACCTGAGAAACAAATTCACATAAAATTAAGTAAGTACTTTCAAAATGaaattttttcacataaaattaaTTAAGTACTTGATTACCTTTCTATCAATAGTCCAGACAACATCTTCAGTGCAAGGCGGTACTGTTAGAGAGCCAATATACCTGTAATATTTTTTTCCATCCATTTTTATTAGATTTGGATCAATAGTTCCAATGGCCCTCTCTATACCTTTTGTATTGGCAAGAGCTTTCAAATCCTTCTCTATCTGTGATAAAAAGATAACAACGTCAAGAACCCCAAAAAATAAGGCAAATGACCTTAGCAGGTTAATAGTCAAatgttttttaaaaattaaaatagtcactgatatataagttaaatccttgtgttaattatatataaatatattggtGTTTACCATAGATAAGAAGAAATCAGGCCGTCCAATCTTGTACATGATTCCAATTACAGCAGTCTTTCCATCATCGCTTTCATGTACTAAATGAGCCTCCAAATTAAACCTACATTTGTTGATATTGACGAAACAAAATcaatgaaaaaaagaaaagagaaagagaaaCATAGAATAACAATTCGCAGTGAATATATAACATTATTATATGTAAGCTAGGCAATACCTTTTTCCATTGATAGTGTGTTCAGAAGGTGTGTGCCAATGACATTGTTTGAGTTGATATTTTGTTCCATTTATCTTCAAGTGACCTGCACCACCTTCCCATCTCAACTGCGTTTGCAAATTATAATCACTCATTAATAAAATCATAGTCGAGGAGTCTTTTAAATATTGTGGTAGTACTGATCCACAATTATCAATTTACCATCATATCGTGGCCTCTGTTCAAGAGAGTGGCATTGGATGGTTTGTAATGCTTACGAAGTTTTCCCAAGTTTGATACTACTTCAACCCTTTTGTTAAGAAGATCAATTGGAGACTGCAATTTTCCAGTATTGCAGGTGTTCCATTCTGGATAAATCTTGCCCCAGTTAGCTGGTCCATTCTCGTTTTTTTCATCGTAACTAAACTCACTCTCATCATCTACAATTTCCCAGACAATAAGAAAATCATAACAATAAACAAACGCGAATCTAGGATAAAAATATCAAAATGTGCatacatataaaaattatcacaCTCATTCTGACTGTATATAAAGGAAAGCACCAAAAATAAGAAGCCATGCACGCACTAAAATCAAACATGCACTGGAGCTGAATTACTATAATAGTTTTAACGTACCAACTTCTGCAGATCTTGCAAGAAATGCActtgaaaggaaaagaaaagaaataatgaACAAGCTTTTGGTTGCTGCCATATCTTTATTATATatcttcaactgttgaaatgttGATGTAGTTGATGAGCAAATTCAGAAAACTCCTGGATCATTATATAGGGGAGGATAAGTTAATGTGAAGCTGTGACCAAAAAGAAGTTGCTTTTGACTAAACTTCTAATGCGAAATTTCTAATTTAATTCAGGTGGGCTTGAAACATCGTACTACTTTCTGGATTAATATAAAATAAGGTACATGAAAAGACCGAGGACTCCTTTTTGAAATTCTTCTCTTGACTTTTTACTGGTTGAAATTCTATTTAATTGACGTCCACGATAACATCATCTTTCTCGCTAGCATGACCATTCATGAGCGATTCATTATTGTTGTTTATTCATGTTGCATGGAATGTTTAAAATAAAACTTTATCATTCACGCAATTGATATTGATACAAGGACCTATATTTGCATGTCCTTGCATTGGTTCGATGGTAAGAGCACAATATGCAATGTGTAGGTTAAAAAATACGAGTTCAAACCCTACCGTGGATCGGTGGACCTTGAAGAGAGAGTGGAGCCAAATTTATTAAACCCAATATTTTTGAGAGacacataaatatatatatgtgaaaaattaataattttagaAATTAATAGCTAGTTTTGTTTTTTTAAGCATGCCGTGAGATGGTGATGCGCCTATAGGGCGAGGCAGAAATGATACCATGTTCTATTCAGCTCCTTTTAATTTGGATGAGTTCATAGAGGAATGGATCACAACTTATTATGGAGGACATGTACATTTCTTTTCCTACTCTAATTTTACTTCAATTTACAACTTTTATTAAATACATCGTTAGCATAAGGAATTTCTTATACGATCAAGCAAAGGTGATCTGAcggttttaaaaaaataattacttGCAGATCCGAATCATGGATTGTGTTTGATGTTTCCTAATTTCTTATTTGGAGTATCTTGTTATTTAAAGTTTTGATGAATTGCAAAGTTTCCTGCTTATCCATTCTAATACGAGATAAGTAGTCTGGATATCAAGGATGAGACTGGAGATCCAAGgttacaatatttttttaaatctaTTTTTATTATGACAAATCTctcaaaataacaaaataaaaaaattattgtgaaaaatgaaaaaaagcaAAAATCTCTAGAAAAGGTTTTTGGCACCTTGCTGCTGTTGAATAATAGGGCTGCTGCTGCCAATATAGACTTATAATAAACCTTAACAAATACTCAGCTACGTAGTGACATGaagatattatttttataattatgtcATTAGGTGCATCAGTAATTTTGAAATTAGCATGGTCCGCTTATAAAATGTTCTTTTGCTTCCAGAAACTTGTTAAAAAGAAGAGATCTAAATTATATATCAGTCTAATAATCTGTGGGCCAAGCTTCTAAACTCTaacttatttttaaaaaaatattatttttggtgagaagcaatttatatttggctaatcaattggaaaatcacttttgagaattaattattattggaTTATTTTTTTAAGAAGTGCTTCTAATAAGTGTATTTTCATAAcggtgcttttcaaaaaagtacctTTGGAAAAGGCAAAATATTTCAGGACCCCCCTTAACTTGACAACTTTTATTTAGTTCTCCCTTAAACTTTACGTGGTCTTTAATACCTCCTCTGAATTTGGCAATTTCATAGACTCGATCCCCCTGGACGCTGACAATCCATGAGAGTATGACATACGCGCTGCCACATGGATTTTTTTTGTCCATGTagtattttttataataaaatgtatatttttatccTTTTAAGTCCACCATGCATTTAAATTTCTTTTTTCGTGCCGAAATCTGTTAAATAAAACTTGAGACAACGTTATTTTGactatataattttttatttgtctAAAGATAATGATAATTTAATCAAGTTACTTTTACATATTTGGTCGGAAAAAGAAGAAATACACAACTAGAACATATTATCATTGCATCTAAAAAAATACATTGCTCGAACGCCAtagctaaataaatattttagctAAAAATAGTAAATTTCCAACCAAATATTTGCGAATTTGACTCGAAAAATGCATAGTTTAAATAAATAGTCATTGCAATACACCATTTGAACTTCTTACTTTGGCTAAATCTTCTTTTATTTGGCTAAAATAAATGGAGTTTCAGTTAACTTTTGTAGATTTGGATCGAAAAAAAGATAAGAAATACATAGTTGAAACATATATTCATTgtataacaacaacccagtgtaatctcacaagtggggtctggggagggtaggatgtacgcaaccttacccctaccctagaagGGCAGAGGGATTGTTTCCGATATACCCTCAGCTTTATATTCATTGTATCTAAAAAATTACAATTGAGATAAAATATGCAATGTTTATTGAGAAGAAACAACGAGAAATGCAATTGAAgcaaataaattattatatttgattATGTGACGGTTAGTATTTAAAAATACCCCATTTAGAAGTTGATTTTTCGATTTTTCTTCCCTCCCACGCGCCTAAAAGA
It includes:
- the LOC104091712 gene encoding bifunctional monodehydroascorbate reductase and carbonic anhydrase nectarin-3-like — its product is MAATKSLFIISFLFLSSAFLARSAEVDDESEFSYDEKNENGPANWGKIYPEWNTCNTGKLQSPIDLLNKRVEVVSNLGKLRKHYKPSNATLLNRGHDMMLRWEGGAGHLKINGTKYQLKQCHWHTPSEHTINGKRFNLEAHLVHESDDGKTAVIGIMYKIGRPDFFLSMIEKDLKALANTKGIERAIGTIDPNLIKMDGKKYYRYIGSLTVPPCTEDVVWTIDRKVKTITKRQMKLIREAVHDESETNARPAQPVNRRPIKFYKPEERP